The Sphingomonas sanxanigenens DSM 19645 = NX02 genome includes a region encoding these proteins:
- a CDS encoding type II toxin-antitoxin system VapC family toxin, translating to MIVDTSALVAILYREEEAESFAETIQRADICRMSVATYLELTLVIEKQLGTEGTRHAESFVRRAGIQIEPVTVEQGLIARQAFFDFGKGRHPAALNYGDCFPYALAKAYNEPLLFKGNDFSQTDVESALPRARPQ from the coding sequence TCGACACCTCGGCGCTGGTCGCCATACTCTACCGTGAAGAAGAGGCCGAAAGTTTCGCCGAGACCATTCAGCGTGCCGATATCTGCCGCATGAGCGTGGCCACCTATCTCGAATTAACCCTCGTCATCGAAAAGCAGCTCGGTACGGAAGGAACGCGGCACGCCGAGAGTTTCGTGCGACGCGCGGGCATCCAGATCGAGCCAGTAACCGTCGAACAGGGATTGATCGCTAGGCAGGCTTTCTTCGACTTCGGCAAGGGGCGCCATCCGGCGGCGCTTAACTATGGCGATTGCTTTCCCTACGCCTTGGCCAAGGCTTACAATGAGCCGCTCCTCTTCAAGGGTAATGACTTCAGCCAGACCGACGTCGAGAGCGCCCTTCCCCGCGCCCGGCCCCAATGA